One window from the genome of Cucumis melo cultivar AY chromosome 12, USDA_Cmelo_AY_1.0, whole genome shotgun sequence encodes:
- the LOC103488435 gene encoding eukaryotic translation initiation factor 3 subunit A-like — MTSFVKPENALKRAEELINVGQKQDALQALHDLITSKRYRAWQKPLEKIMFKYVELCVDMRKGRFAKDGLIQYRIVCQQVNVTSLEEVIKHFMHLSTEKAEQARTQAQALEEALDVDDLEADKRPEDLMLSYVSGEKGKDRSDRELVTPWFKFLWETYRTVLEILRNNSKLEALYAMTAHRAFQFCKVYKRTTEFRRLCEIIRNHLANLNKFRDQRDRPDLSAPESLQLYLDTRIEQLKVATELELWQEAFRSVEDIHGLMCMVKKTPKPSLMVVYYVKLTEIFWKSDSNLYHAYAWLKLFSIQKSFNKNLSQKDLQLIASSVLLAALAVSPYDSKHSASHLELEHEKERNLRIANLIGFNLDSKLESRDVLSRANLLSELVSKGVLSCAIQEVKDLYHLLEHELFSLDLAIKLQPLLDKISKLGGKLSSASSVPEVQLSKYVPALEKLATLRLLQQVSKVYQTMKIESLLQMIPFFYFSAVEKISVDAVKQNFIAMKVDHSRNIVLFGDLGIESDELRDHLTVLAESLNKARAMIYPPVRKSSKIGDILPDLADIVDKEHRRLLARKSIIEKRKEEQERQLLEMEREEESRRLKLLKITEEAEQKRLAAEYEQRKNQRLRREIEERELEEAQALLQEAEKRVGKKKGSKKPVLDSEKLSKQALMQLALTEQLRERQEMEKKLQKLAKTMDYLERAKREEAAPLIEASFQQRLLEERMVHERNQQLEVELSKQRHEGDLKEKNRLARMLESKKIFQERVIGLRREESSRRRAEREEHIRQIIEARKAEREGKRKKIFYVRREEERIRILREEEEARKREEAERRKREEAERKAKLDEIAEKQRQRERELEEKERLRKQSLFGAARLADAPARPDVAPSSRPLDSGTAAPAAAAAAAPSPAKYVPKFRRSEGSTPNAPPPESDRWGGNRPDNRPSQPDSWRSDDRRPAFGSSRALWSSSRVRPSTDH; from the exons ATGACATCTTTTGTAAAGCCAGAGAATGCTTTAAAACGAGCTGAAG AGCTGATAAATGTTGGCCAGAAGCAAGATGCTTTGCAAGCTCTTCATGATCTTATTACTTCAAAGAGATATCGAGCATGGCAGAAACCTCTTGAGAAGATTATGTTCAAGTATGTTGAACTCTGTGTGGATATGAGGAAAGGAAGGTTTGCTAAGGATGGTTTAATTCAATACCGTATTGTTTGTCAGCAAGTCAATGTTACTTCTCTAGAGGAAGTAATCAAGCACTTTATGCATCTTTCTACTGAGAAGGCAGAGCAGGCTCGTACTCAAGCTCAAGCCTTAGAAGAAGCCCTGGATGTTGATGATTTGGAAGCTGATAAAAGACCAGAAGATCTGATGCTTAGTTATGTCAGCGGTGAAAAGGGAAAAGATAGATCTGATCGTGAACTTGTTACCCCCTGGTTTAAATTTCTGTGGGAGACATATCGAACAGTACTTGAAATACTAAGGAATAACTCAAAGTTGGAGGCACTTTATGCG ATGACAGCCCATCGTGCCTTCCAGTTCTGTAAGGTGTACAAAAGAACAACAGAATTTCGCAGATTATGTGAAATTATTAGAAATCATCTTGCTAATCTCAACAAGTTTAGAGACCAAAGGGATCGGCCTGATCTTTCTGCTCCAGAGAGCTTGCAATTATACCTTGACACGAGAATTGAACAGCTGAAGGTTGCCACAGAGCTGGAGCTCTGGCAG GAAGCTTTTCGTTCTGTGGAGGATATTCATGGTTTGATGTGTATGGTGAAGAAAACACCTAAACCATCCTTGATGGTGGTGTATTACGTCAAATTAACAGAGATCTTTTGGAAATCGGATAGCAATCTTTATCATGCTTATGCATGGCTTAAACTTTTCTCCATTCAGAAAAGTTTCAACAAAAATCTAAGCCAGAAGGATTTGCAGCTTATAGCTTCATCAGTTCTTTTAGCAGCTCTTGCAGTGTCCCCCTATGACTCAAAGCATAGTGCTTCTCATTTAGAACTTGAACATGAGAAAGAGAGGAATTTGAGGATAGCTAATCTTATAGGGTTCAATTTAGATTCCAAACTTGAAAGTAGAGATGTG CTTTCAAGGGCGAATCTTCTTTCTGAACTG GTGTCAAAAGGAGTCCTGAGCTGCGCAATTCAGGAAGTTAAAGATCTCTATCATCTTTTGGAGCATGAATTATTTTCTCTTGATCTTGCAATAAAGTTGCAACCCTTACTTGACAAAATATCGAAGCTTGGAGGTAAGCTTTCATCCGCTTCATCTGTCCCCGAAGTGCAATTATCCAAATATGTCCCGGCTCTTGAAAAGCTTGCTACCCTGAGACTGCTTCAGCAG GTCTCCAAGGTGTATCAAACTATGAAAATTGAGAGCTTATTGCAGATgatcccatttttttatttttctgcCGTGGAGAAAATATCAGTTGATGCAGTTAAACAAAATTTCATTGCCATGAAAGTTGATCATTCGAGGAACATTGTGTTATTTGGCGATTTg GGTATCGAATCAGATGAGCTTCGAGACCACCTGACTGTTCTTGCTGAATCCCTTAACAAAGCAAGAGCTATGATCTATCCTCCAGTTAGGAAATCCTCAAAAATAGGTGATATATTGCCTGATTTGGCCGATATTGTTGATAAAGAACACAGGAGGTTGCTTGCTCGGAAATCAATAATTGAGAAAAGGAAGGAAGAGCAGGAACGTCAACTTTTGGAAATG GAACGTGAGGAGGAATCAAGAAGGTTAAAATTACTGAAGATAACTGAAGAAGCCGAGCAAAAGCGGCTTGCTGCAGAATACGAACAAAGGAAAAACCAACGGCTTCGTAGGGAAATAGAAGAACGAGAACTTGAAGAAGCACAGGCTCTACTTCAAGAAGCTGAAAAGCGTGTTGGTAAAAAGAAGGGAAGCAAGAAACCGGTTCTTGACTCT GAAAAATTGTCGAAACAAGCTTTAATGCAATTGGCCCTTACTGAACAATTAAGGGAGAGGCAGGAAATGGAGAAGAAATTACAAAAGCTAGCTAAAACTATGGACTATCTAGAAAGAGCAAAAAGAGAAGAGGCGGCACCATTAATTGAGGCTTCATTTCAGCAACGTTTGCTGGAAGAGAGAATGGTTCATGAACGTAATCAGCAG CTGGAGGTTGAGTTAAGCAAGCAAAGACATGAAGGTGACCTCAAGGAGAAGAATCGATTGGCGAGAATGTTGGAGAGTAAG AAAATATTCCAAGAAAGAGTAATTGGTCTTCGCCGAGAGGAATCCAGCAGACGTAGAGCTGAGAGAGAAGAACATATCAGGCAAATAATTGAGGCTCGGAAAGCAGAAAGGGAGGGTAAGAGGAAGAAAATCTTTTATGTAAGACGTGAAGAGGAGAGAATTAGAATATTACGTGAAGAGGAGGAAGCTCGCAAGCGTGAAG AGGCCGAGAGGAGAAAGAGGGAAGAAGCTGAACGCAAGGCTAAATTGGATGAAATTGCTGAGAAGCAGAGACAGAGGGAGCGAGaattggaagaaaaagaaagattgaGGAAACAAAGTCTCTTTGGTGCTGCCAGATTAGCTGATGCACCTGCTAGACCTGACGTTGCTCCTAGCTCTCGACCTCTGGATTCCGGGACTGCTGCTCCTGCCGCTGCTGCCGCTGCTGCACCATCCCCTGCAAAATATGTTCCGAAGTTTCGACGGAGTGAAGGCTCCACCCCTAATGCACCACCACCTGAATCTGATCGATGGGGAGGCAACCGGCCTGATAATCGACCATCTCAACCGGATAGTTGGCGCAGTGATGACCGTAGACCTGCATTTGGAAGTTCAAGGGCGTTGTGGTCCTCATCCCGAGTTCGTCCGAGTACAGACCACTGA
- the LOC103488448 gene encoding eukaryotic translation initiation factor 3 subunit A-like yields the protein MASFVKPENALKRAEELINVGQKQDALQALHDLITSKKYRAWQKPLERIMFKYVELCVDMRKGRFAKDGLIQYRIVCQQVNVTSLEEVIKHFMHLSTEKAEQARTQAQALEEALDVDDLEADKRPEDLMLSYVSGEKGKDRSDRELVTPWFKFLWETYRTVLDILRNNSKLEALYAMTAHRAFQFCKVYKRTTEFRRLCEIIRNHLANLNKYRDQRDRPDLSAPESLQLYLDTRFEQLKVATELELWQEAFRSVEDIHGLMCMVKKTPKPSLMVVYYVKLTEIFWISDSNLYHAYAWLKLFSLQKSFNKNLSQKDLQLIASSVLLAALAVSPYDSKHGASHLELEHEKERNLRMANLIGFSLDSKLESRDVLSRENLFSELVSKGVLSCATQEVKDLYHLLEHESFHLDLATKLQPLLNKVSKLGGKLSSASSVPEVQLSQYVPALEKLATLRLLQQVSKVYQTMKIESLSQMIPFFDFSAVEKISVDAVKQNFIGMKIDHSRNIVLFGNLGIESDGLRDHLTVLAESLNKARAMIYPPVLKASKTGDLLPDLADIVDKEHKRLLARKSIIEKRKEEQERQLLEMEREEESRRLKLQKITEEAEQKRLAAEYEQRKNQRLRREMEERELEEAQALLQEAEKRVGKKKGSRKPVLDSEKLTKQTLMQLALTEQLRERQEMEKKLQKLAKTMDYLERAKREEAATLIEAAFQQRLLEERMIHERDQQLEVELSKQRHEGDLKEKNRLSRMLESKKIFQERVISLRQEEFSRRRAEREEHIKQIIQARKAEREAKRKKIFYVRREEERIRILREEEEARKREEAERRKKEEAERKAKLDEIAEKQRQRERELEEKERLRKESLFGSSARSGDAPARPDVAPSSRPLDPGTAAPAAAAAAATSPAKYVPKFRRNEGSTPDAPPSESGRWGSSRPDRPSRPDSWRNDDSRSAFGSSRPSWSSSRAPARASTDR from the exons ATGGCGTCTTTTGTGAAGCCAGAGAATGCTTTAAAACGAGCTGAAG AGCTGATAAATGTTGGCCAGAAGCAAGATGCCTTGCAAGCCCTTCATGATCTTATCACTTCGAAAAAATATCGAGCATGGCAGAAACCTCTTGAGAGGATTATGTTTAAGTATGTTGAGCTCTGTGTGGACATGAGGAAAGGAAGGTTTGCTAAGGATGGTTTGATTCAATATCGTATTGTTTGCCAGCAAGTCAATGTTACTTCCTTGGAGGAAGTAATCAAGCACTTCATGCATCTTTCAACTGAGAAGGCAGAGCAGGCTCGTACTCAAGCTCAAGCTttagaagaagctttggatgTTGATGATTTGGAAGCTGATAAAAGACCAGAAGATCTGATGCTTAGTTATGTTAGTGGTGAAAAGGGAAAAGATAGATCTGATCGGGAACTTGTTACCCCCTGGTTTAAATTTCTGTGGGAGACATATCGAACGGTTCTTGATATACTAAGGAATAACTCAAAGTTGGAGGCACTTTATGCG ATGACAGCTCATCGTGCCTTCCAGTTCTGTAAAGTGTATAAAAGAACAACTGAATTTCGTAGGTTATGTGAAATTATCAGAAATCATCTTGCTAATCTCAATAAGTATAGAGACCAAAGGGATCGGCCTGACCTTTCTGCTCCAGAGAGCTTGCAATTGTACCTTGACACAAGATTTGAACAGCTGAAGGTTGCCACAGAGCTTGAGCTCTGGCAG GAAGCTTTTCGTTCCGTGGAAGATATTCATGGATTGATGTGCATGGTGAAGAAAACACCCAAACCATCCTTGATGGTGGTGTATTACGTCAAATTAACAGAGATCTTCTGGATATCAGATAGCAATCTTTATCATGCTTATGCATGGCTTAAACTTTTCTCCCTCCAGAAGAGTTTCAACAAAAATCTAAGCCAGAAGGATTTGCAGTTGATAGCTTCTTCTGTTCTTTTAGCAGCTCTTGCAGTGTCCCCCTACGACTCTAAGCATGGTGCTTCTCATTTAGAACTTGAACACGAGAAAGAGCGGAATTTGAGGATGGCCAATCTTATAGGGTTCAGTTTAGATTCCAAACTTGAAAGTAGAGATGTG CTTTCAAGGGAAAATCTTTTTTCTGAACTG GTGTCTAAAGGAGTCCTAAGCTGTGCAACTCAAGAAGTTAAAGATCTTTATCATCTTTTGGAGCACGAATCCTTCCATCTTGACCTTGCAACAAAACTGCAACCCTTACTAAACAAAGTATCAAAGCTTGGAGGTAAGCTTTCATCAGCTTCATCTGTCCCTGAAGTCCAATTGTCCCAATATGTTCCTGCTCTTGAAAAACTTGCTACCCTGAGGCTGCTTCAGCAG GTCTCCAAGGTGTACCAGACTATGAAAATCGAGAGTCTGTCGCAGATGATCCCATTTTTTGATTTTTCTGCCGTGGAGAAAATATCAGTTGATGCAGTTAAACAGAATTTCATTGGCATGAAAATTGATCATTCGAGGAACATTGTGTTATTTGGCAATTTG GGTATCGAATCAGATGGGCTTCGGGACCATCTGACTGTTCTCGCAGAATCCTTAAACAAAGCAAGAGCTATGATCTATCCTCCTGTTTTGAAGGCATCAAAAACAGGTGATCTATTGCCTGATTTAGCAGATATTGTCGATAAGGAGCACAAGAGGCTGCTTGCTCGTAAATCTATAATTGAGAAAAGGAAGGAAGAGCAGGAACGGCAACTTCTTGAAATG GAACGTGAGGAGGAATCAAGAAGGTTAAAATTACAGAAGATAACAGAAGAGGCAGAGCAGAAGCGGCTTGCTGCAGAAtatgaacaaagaaaaaaccaacGGCTTCGTAGGGAAATGGAAGAGCGAGAACTTGAAGAAGCACAGGCTTTACTTCAGGAAGCTGAAAAGCGTGTTGGTAAAAAGAAGGGAAGCAGGAAGCCGGTTCTCGACTCT GAAAAGTTGACAAAACAAACTTTAATGCAATTGGCCCTTACTGAACAATTAAGGGAGAGGCAGGAAATGGAGAAGAAGTTACAAAAGCTAGCGAAAACTATGGATTATCTAGAAAGAGCAAAAAGAGAAGAGGCTGCAACGTTAATTGAAGCTGCATTTCAGCAACGGTTGCTTGAAGAGAGAATGATTCATGAACGTGATCAGCAG CTGGAGGTAGAGTTAAGCAAGCAGCGCCATGAAGGTGACCTTAAGGAGAAGAATCGATTGTCTAGAATGTTGGAGAGTAAG AAAATTTTCCAAGAAAGAGTAATTAGTCTTCGTCAAGAGGAATTCAGCAGACGTAGAGCTGAAAGAGAAGAGCATATCAAGCAAATAATTCAGGCCCGGAAAGCAGAAAGGGAGGCtaagagaaagaaaatattttacgTAAGGCGTGAAGAGGAAAGGATTAGAATATTGCGTGAAGAGGAGGAAGCACGCAAGCGTGAAG AGGCGGAGAGGAGAAAGAAGGAAGAAGCTGAACGCAAGGCTAAATTGGATGAGATAGCTGAGAAGCAGAGACAGAGAGAGCGAGagttggaagaaaaagaaagactgAGGAAAGAAAGTCTCTTTGGTAGTAGTGCCAGGTCTGGTGATGCTCCTGCCCGACCTGATGTTGCTCCTAGTTCTCGGCCTCTGGACCCTGGGACTGCTGCTCCTGCTGCCGCTGCAGCTGCTGCAACATCCCCAGCAAAATACGTGCCGAAGTTTCGACGGAATGAAGGCTCCACTCCTGACGCACCACCATCTGAATCTGGTCGATGGGGAAGCAGCCGGCCTGATAGACCATCTCGACCAGACAGTTGGCGTAATGATGACAGCAGATCTGCGTTTGGAAGTTCAAGGCCATCATGGTCCTCATCCCGAGCTCCTGCTCGTGCTAGCACCGACCGCTGA